One Clostridium estertheticum DNA segment encodes these proteins:
- a CDS encoding PLP-dependent aminotransferase family protein codes for MFFDIKFNKHETIYIQIYNYMKEMIEDGMLPPGSKLPSTREMASLMKRSRTTIMRAYELLCDYNLTYTVDGMGTFVSKIAINKNNEWNMKWENNISSYASYAEKLDIMNHEKLYKKGMISFKTIAPDESLFDVEEFKRAFLNTISIEGGKILNYGYAMGYKPLINFLLEYMRQKGVNTTNKSILITNGFTEGFDIVLSSITESGDKIICENPTHNTAIKLMKLHELDIIGIEVDKEGISTNKLKEALKSCDIKAAYLVPSYHNPTGMVMPYKKREDIYKLLKGKGIPIIEDGFNEELQHLGTHIAPIVSISGEENSVIYIGSLSKILFPGIRIGWIFADEKLIDILECVKRSRNIHTSSLDQAILYEYMKSGSFERYVKKARNIYKEKYELITRLSKVHIPHKYILGDGGLYIFVKLDGINARELLERCYTREVIFAPGDIFYIDDSGDDTIRLGFSRLSAEDIEKGIRIIGEEAEKCTRIKEKTGKS; via the coding sequence ATGTTTTTTGATATAAAGTTTAACAAACATGAGACTATTTACATTCAGATTTACAATTATATGAAAGAAATGATTGAAGATGGCATGCTTCCCCCTGGAAGCAAGCTACCTTCAACAAGAGAAATGGCGTCGCTTATGAAGCGAAGTCGAACTACTATAATGAGAGCCTATGAACTTCTTTGCGATTATAATTTGACCTACACTGTAGACGGCATGGGCACCTTTGTCTCTAAGATAGCTATAAATAAAAATAATGAATGGAATATGAAATGGGAAAATAATATTAGTAGTTATGCCAGTTATGCTGAAAAATTAGATATTATGAATCATGAAAAATTATATAAAAAGGGTATGATTTCTTTTAAAACTATAGCACCGGATGAAAGTTTATTTGATGTTGAAGAATTTAAAAGAGCTTTCCTAAACACAATTTCAATTGAAGGTGGGAAAATACTTAATTACGGTTATGCAATGGGATATAAACCATTAATTAATTTTCTGCTGGAGTATATGAGGCAAAAGGGGGTTAACACAACTAATAAAAGCATATTAATAACTAATGGGTTTACAGAAGGCTTTGATATAGTTTTATCTTCAATTACTGAAAGTGGAGACAAAATAATATGTGAGAACCCTACCCACAATACAGCCATAAAGTTAATGAAGCTTCATGAGTTAGATATAATTGGCATTGAGGTTGATAAGGAAGGCATAAGCACAAATAAATTAAAAGAAGCACTTAAGAGTTGTGACATAAAGGCTGCTTATCTAGTTCCATCTTATCATAATCCTACTGGAATGGTGATGCCTTATAAAAAAAGAGAAGATATCTATAAATTATTAAAAGGGAAGGGCATACCAATAATTGAAGATGGATTTAACGAGGAACTTCAACATTTAGGCACACATATTGCTCCTATAGTATCCATTAGTGGTGAGGAAAACTCAGTGATTTATATAGGAAGTTTATCAAAAATCCTGTTTCCAGGAATAAGAATAGGGTGGATCTTTGCTGATGAAAAACTCATAGATATACTCGAATGTGTAAAGAGAAGTAGAAACATTCACACCTCATCACTAGATCAAGCAATTTTATATGAATATATGAAGAGTGGGAGCTTTGAAAGATATGTAAAAAAAGCAAGAAACATATATAAAGAAAAGTATGAGTTAATCACAAGATTGTCTAAAGTGCATATACCACATAAATATATATTAGGTGATGGTGGACTTTATATATTTGTAAAATTAGATGGAATTAATGCAAGAGAGTTATTAGAAAGATGTTACACGCGAGAGGTTATATTTGCTCCAGGAGATATATTTTATATTGATGATAGTGGAGATGATACTATAAGATTGGGGTTTTCCAGGTTATCCGCGGAAGATATAGAAAAAGGTATAAGGATAATTGGAGAAGAAGCAGAGAAATGTACTAGAATAAAAGAAAAAACAGGAAAAAGCTAA
- a CDS encoding D-alanine--D-alanine ligase encodes MQVGVIMGGISAEKEVSVNTGKQIIENLNKDKYEIVPILINNKYDFIDSVKSIQFVFIALHGKFGEDGRIQAILESLGVPYSGCGVLASALCMDKNLSKKLFASEGIKTPKWIIVKDENKIDYSIIDNIGYPIIVKPNSGGSSIGTIIAYSREEVKDGVCEALKYDNEIVIEEYIKGEEITCPILNGEVLPVISINPKSEFFNYSSKYDNGGAEEKIIELPIAIREKVEQISLKCWNTFKLKVYARIDMIIKDEEVYVLEINTLPGMTENSLFPKSANAYGLNFSQLLDKIIQYSLIE; translated from the coding sequence ATGCAAGTAGGAGTTATAATGGGTGGAATATCAGCAGAAAAGGAAGTATCGGTAAACACGGGAAAGCAGATTATTGAAAACTTAAATAAAGATAAATATGAGATTGTCCCTATTCTAATAAATAATAAATATGACTTTATAGATAGTGTTAAATCAATACAGTTTGTATTTATTGCACTTCATGGAAAATTTGGTGAGGATGGAAGAATTCAAGCCATACTAGAAAGTTTAGGAGTACCTTATTCAGGTTGTGGCGTTTTAGCTAGTGCCTTATGCATGGATAAAAATTTAAGTAAAAAATTGTTTGCATCTGAAGGAATAAAAACTCCAAAGTGGATAATAGTAAAAGATGAAAATAAAATAGATTATAGTATAATAGATAATATAGGATACCCGATAATTGTAAAACCTAATAGTGGAGGCTCAAGCATTGGAACTATAATAGCATATTCTAGAGAGGAAGTTAAAGACGGGGTTTGTGAAGCTTTAAAGTATGATAATGAAATTGTAATTGAAGAATATATAAAAGGTGAAGAAATAACCTGCCCAATATTAAACGGGGAGGTGCTTCCCGTAATCTCTATAAATCCTAAGTCAGAATTCTTTAATTATAGCTCAAAATATGATAATGGTGGTGCAGAAGAAAAAATTATTGAACTGCCTATAGCCATAAGAGAGAAAGTTGAACAAATATCTTTGAAATGCTGGAATACATTTAAGCTAAAGGTGTATGCTAGAATTGATATGATAATAAAGGATGAAGAAGTATACGTGCTGGAGATAAATACTCTCCCAGGGATGACTGAAAATAGCCTTTTTCCTAAAAGTGCTAATGCCTATGGACTAAATTTTAGTCAGCTTTTAGATAAAATAATTCAGTATTCTCTGATTGAATAA
- the speD gene encoding adenosylmethionine decarboxylase: protein MAKNDKNDKSDKNKIKLYGFNNLTKSLSFNIYDICYTRTEEDRKKYIEYIDEQYNAERLTKILTDVTEIIGASVLNIAKQDYDPQGASVTLLISEEEIPLYLVDPSCNRGILTPIRENIVAHLDKSHVTVHTYPESHPQNNISTFRVDIDVATCGTISPLKALNYLISSFDSDIITIDYRVRGFTRDMDGKKHFIDHEINSIQNYIASETINRYNLIDMNIYQSNIFHTKMILNDFELDNYLFEIREEDLNQDEKLDIIEKLKKEMVEIFYGMDISNG, encoded by the coding sequence TTGGCCAAAAATGATAAAAACGATAAAAGTGATAAAAATAAGATAAAGCTGTATGGGTTTAACAACTTAACAAAATCATTAAGTTTTAATATTTATGATATTTGCTATACAAGGACAGAAGAAGATCGTAAGAAATATATAGAATATATTGATGAACAATATAATGCTGAGAGGTTAACAAAAATTCTTACTGATGTTACTGAAATAATAGGCGCTAGTGTACTGAACATTGCGAAGCAGGACTATGACCCTCAAGGAGCAAGCGTAACATTACTTATTTCAGAGGAAGAAATCCCACTATATTTGGTAGATCCCTCTTGCAATAGAGGAATTCTAACGCCAATTCGTGAGAATATTGTGGCGCATTTAGATAAAAGTCATGTAACAGTGCATACTTATCCTGAAAGCCATCCTCAAAATAATATAAGTACCTTTAGAGTTGACATAGATGTGGCCACCTGTGGAACTATATCTCCATTAAAAGCTCTAAATTACTTAATAAGTAGCTTTGATTCAGATATTATTACTATTGATTATAGGGTTCGTGGCTTTACAAGAGACATGGATGGTAAAAAGCATTTTATAGATCATGAAATTAATTCTATACAAAATTATATAGCAAGTGAAACCATAAATAGATACAACTTAATTGATATGAATATATATCAATCCAATATATTTCATACAAAAATGATATTAAATGATTTTGAGCTTGATAATTATTTATTTGAGATTAGAGAAGAAGATCTAAACCAGGATGAAAAGCTTGATATTATAGAGAAATTAAAAAAGGAAATGGTGGAAATATTTTATGGAATGGACATTTCTAATGGTTGA
- the asd gene encoding aspartate-semialdehyde dehydrogenase, with translation MDKKLKVGLLGGTGFVGQRLVTLLADHPYFEIAVIAASENSVGKTYFEAVNNRWKLDMPMPESVKKIVIKNINEVDLISSEVDFVFCAVNMPANEIREIEEKYAKAETPVISNNSAHRHTSDVPMVIPEINADHFELIKVQRKRLGTKKGFIVAKPNCSIQSYVPAISALMQYKPKKILVSTYQAISGSGKIFSDWPEISDNVIPYIGGEEEKSEQEPLKIWGHIENDSVVNATEPIISTQCIRVPVSDGHLAAVFVSFEDKPSKETILEHWANFKGKPQLLKLPNAPEQFLTYFEENDRPQTGLDRNIEKGMGIAIGRLREDSLFDYKFVCLSHNTLRGAAGGAVLTAELLMAEGYLTSK, from the coding sequence ATGGATAAAAAATTAAAAGTTGGTTTATTAGGTGGAACTGGATTTGTTGGTCAACGTCTTGTTACACTGCTAGCAGATCACCCTTATTTTGAAATAGCTGTTATTGCTGCTAGTGAGAACTCTGTGGGTAAAACTTATTTTGAGGCTGTAAATAATAGATGGAAATTAGACATGCCAATGCCAGAAAGTGTAAAAAAAATAGTAATAAAAAATATAAATGAAGTAGATTTAATAAGCAGTGAAGTAGATTTTGTTTTCTGCGCAGTTAATATGCCTGCAAATGAAATTAGAGAAATTGAAGAAAAATATGCAAAAGCTGAAACTCCTGTAATTTCAAATAACTCTGCACATCGCCATACATCTGATGTTCCAATGGTTATTCCAGAAATAAATGCTGACCATTTTGAATTAATTAAAGTTCAACGTAAGCGTTTAGGCACTAAAAAAGGCTTTATTGTTGCTAAGCCCAACTGCTCAATTCAAAGTTATGTGCCTGCTATAAGTGCACTTATGCAATATAAGCCTAAAAAAATATTGGTTTCTACCTATCAAGCAATATCGGGCTCTGGAAAAATATTTTCAGACTGGCCAGAAATTAGTGATAATGTAATACCCTATATAGGTGGAGAAGAAGAAAAGAGTGAGCAGGAGCCTCTAAAAATTTGGGGTCATATAGAGAATGATAGCGTGGTCAATGCTACTGAACCTATAATTTCAACTCAATGCATTCGTGTTCCTGTTTCAGATGGCCACTTAGCTGCAGTGTTTGTTTCTTTTGAGGATAAACCATCCAAAGAAACCATTTTAGAACATTGGGCGAATTTCAAGGGCAAACCTCAACTTTTAAAACTTCCAAATGCCCCAGAACAATTTTTAACCTACTTTGAGGAAAATGATAGACCACAAACTGGGCTAGATAGAAATATTGAAAAAGGTATGGGCATAGCAATTGGAAGACTACGAGAAGACAGTTTATTTGACTATAAATTTGTTTGCTTATCTCACAATACCTTACGTGGTGCAGCCGGTGGTGCAGTGCTTACAGCTGAACTTTTAATGGCTGAAGGATATTTGACTTCAAAATAG
- the hemL gene encoding glutamate-1-semialdehyde 2,1-aminomutase, protein MKNLNIFNESKQYMPGGVNSPVRAFKDLAVTPPIIKKGMGAYIYDEDGNKYIDFVCAWGPMILGHCDEDVVKAIQNTCADAIAFGAPTELELKLAKHICTTVDSVDMVRMVNSGTEATMSAVKLARGYTGKDKIIKFAGCYHGHAEGFLVQAGSGVMMTTGIPGSAGVPKESIINTLIANYNDIDSVKKIFEKYSDDIACIIIEPVAGNMGVIPAEKEFLLELRNLCDKYKSLLIFDEVMSGFRVAYKGAQSIYGITPDLITYAKIMGGGLPCGAYGGKREIMEQLSPMGPVYQAGTMSGNPVVMAAGYATLTKLYDNPSLYEHMEKLSKKLKNGLLEIAKEKGIPMVVNRCGSMLTPFFTEMKEVKTFDDAKTCDTLLFARYFEHMLKNGINIAPSQFEATFLCVKHTQEDIERFLEAFKSFKYN, encoded by the coding sequence ATGAAAAATTTAAACATATTTAATGAATCAAAACAATACATGCCTGGTGGAGTTAATAGTCCAGTTAGAGCTTTTAAAGATTTAGCTGTAACACCTCCAATCATTAAAAAAGGTATGGGTGCATACATTTATGATGAAGATGGAAATAAATACATAGATTTCGTATGTGCCTGGGGTCCCATGATACTTGGACATTGCGATGAGGATGTAGTAAAAGCTATACAAAATACCTGTGCAGATGCTATAGCCTTTGGTGCACCTACAGAATTAGAACTAAAACTCGCCAAGCATATTTGCACCACTGTAGATAGTGTAGATATGGTAAGAATGGTTAACTCAGGTACAGAGGCCACAATGAGTGCAGTTAAACTTGCAAGAGGGTACACCGGAAAAGATAAAATAATAAAATTTGCAGGTTGTTACCATGGACATGCTGAAGGATTTCTAGTTCAAGCGGGCTCAGGAGTAATGATGACCACGGGTATACCAGGATCTGCAGGTGTTCCAAAAGAAAGCATTATCAACACATTAATAGCTAATTACAATGATATAGACAGCGTAAAAAAAATATTTGAGAAATATAGTGATGATATTGCCTGCATAATAATTGAGCCAGTGGCAGGAAATATGGGAGTTATCCCAGCTGAAAAAGAATTTTTATTAGAGCTTAGGAATTTATGTGATAAATACAAGAGCCTACTTATTTTTGATGAAGTAATGAGTGGATTTAGGGTAGCGTATAAAGGAGCACAAAGCATTTATGGAATAACTCCTGATTTAATAACTTATGCAAAAATCATGGGGGGTGGACTTCCTTGTGGTGCTTATGGTGGAAAAAGAGAGATAATGGAGCAATTATCACCTATGGGACCAGTTTATCAAGCTGGTACTATGTCAGGAAATCCCGTGGTAATGGCAGCTGGATACGCAACATTAACTAAGCTTTATGATAACCCAAGTCTTTATGAACATATGGAGAAGCTTTCTAAAAAGCTTAAAAATGGACTACTAGAAATTGCAAAAGAAAAAGGTATACCTATGGTAGTTAATAGATGTGGTTCAATGCTTACACCTTTCTTTACAGAAATGAAAGAAGTTAAAACTTTTGACGATGCTAAAACCTGTGATACACTGCTATTTGCAAGGTACTTTGAACATATGTTGAAAAATGGAATAAATATTGCACCTTCTCAATTTGAGGCAACATTCTTATGCGTTAAGCATACGCAGGAGGATATTGAGAGATTCTTAGAAGCATTTAAAAGCTTCAAATATAATTAA
- the hemA gene encoding glutamyl-tRNA reductase, translating to MIQLIGLKHDVKIGIREKLSIIPKHQEKCLKALLNICEEAVILSTCNRTEIYFKSKDENIISKIFEALNWDKTLIKCVFNYKEEKAIQHLMEVVCGFDSLLLGEDQILGQVRDAYEAVKASKTTQKELQRLFEKAIACGKKFRTKSKIGDIPVSSSSMVVKQAMGRGHKNFMILGYGAVGELTSKYILEGEIDLLYIAVRDIQKVNIEDPRVKIIPFKDIHKYYKEVDCVISCTSAPHNVVHLKELPNKYLLLFDLAVPRDIEEIVSENPLYEVYDIDKLGDIHDDNYKRRECSMKNNRYIVDEAIKEYIEWKTIKEISSLIIRIKHNGEDVCKERLDTFKHKKETKDNEKLAEMLLKSTSNAYINRAIEVLKEEHLKGRSKECVEIISRIF from the coding sequence ATGATACAACTAATAGGACTAAAGCACGATGTGAAAATAGGAATCAGAGAAAAACTTTCAATTATACCAAAGCATCAAGAAAAGTGCTTAAAGGCTCTTTTAAATATTTGTGAAGAGGCAGTTATTTTAAGCACTTGTAACAGGACAGAGATATATTTTAAATCTAAGGATGAAAATATTATAAGTAAAATTTTTGAAGCGTTAAATTGGGATAAGACTTTAATAAAGTGCGTATTCAATTATAAGGAAGAAAAAGCTATACAACACTTAATGGAGGTGGTTTGTGGATTTGATTCATTATTACTTGGAGAGGATCAAATTTTAGGACAAGTTAGAGATGCTTATGAAGCTGTGAAAGCTTCGAAAACAACTCAAAAGGAACTTCAAAGACTTTTTGAAAAAGCTATTGCTTGTGGCAAGAAATTTAGAACTAAATCAAAAATAGGTGATATACCAGTTTCCTCATCTTCTATGGTAGTTAAACAAGCCATGGGAAGGGGACACAAAAATTTCATGATTTTAGGCTATGGAGCTGTAGGGGAATTAACCTCAAAATATATACTAGAAGGTGAAATAGATTTACTATATATTGCAGTTAGAGATATTCAAAAGGTTAATATAGAAGACCCAAGAGTGAAAATAATACCTTTTAAGGATATACATAAGTATTATAAAGAGGTGGATTGTGTTATATCTTGTACTTCGGCTCCTCACAATGTGGTTCACTTAAAGGAGTTGCCTAACAAGTACTTATTATTATTCGATTTAGCCGTACCAAGGGATATTGAAGAAATAGTAAGTGAAAATCCACTATATGAAGTATATGACATAGATAAGCTCGGAGATATCCATGATGATAACTACAAAAGAAGAGAATGCTCAATGAAGAATAACAGATATATTGTGGATGAAGCTATAAAAGAATATATAGAATGGAAAACAATAAAAGAGATATCATCCTTAATAATAAGGATAAAGCACAATGGTGAAGATGTCTGCAAAGAAAGGTTAGATACTTTTAAGCACAAGAAAGAGACTAAAGATAATGAAAAATTAGCAGAGATGCTTTTGAAGAGTACTTCAAATGCCTACATAAACAGAGCTATAGAGGTCTTAAAGGAGGAACATTTGAAGGGGAGGTCTAAAGAATGTGTGGAGATAATAAGCAGGATTTTTTAG